One Pseudonocardia abyssalis DNA segment encodes these proteins:
- a CDS encoding GNAT family N-acetyltransferase encodes MAVPFPAGGRHPGWPARLGALRVGTGVVELRPVRLLDGAAWSSLRLRDEAHLAPWEPTMPGTWAQRHSSAEWPGRWMLLRSAARKGTALPFAITLDGRLAGHVMIGNVVREPLLSAYVGYWCDRGVTGSGVTTAAVALAVDHCLGPAGLHRIEATVRPENSASRRVLVKLGFREEGLFRRYLDVDGAWRDHLCFAMTAEEVPVGGLAGRLVASGRAERA; translated from the coding sequence ATGGCCGTTCCGTTCCCGGCCGGGGGACGGCACCCGGGCTGGCCCGCCCGCCTCGGCGCGCTGCGGGTCGGCACCGGCGTGGTGGAGCTGCGGCCGGTGCGGCTGCTCGACGGCGCGGCGTGGTCGTCGCTGCGCCTGCGCGACGAGGCCCACCTCGCGCCGTGGGAGCCGACGATGCCCGGGACCTGGGCGCAGCGGCACTCGTCGGCGGAGTGGCCGGGCCGGTGGATGCTGCTGCGGTCGGCGGCGCGCAAGGGCACCGCGCTGCCGTTCGCGATCACGCTCGACGGCCGCCTCGCCGGGCACGTCATGATCGGCAACGTCGTGCGCGAGCCGCTGCTCTCGGCGTACGTGGGGTACTGGTGCGACCGGGGCGTCACGGGGTCGGGGGTCACCACGGCGGCCGTCGCGCTCGCCGTCGACCACTGCCTGGGCCCCGCGGGGCTGCACCGCATCGAGGCGACCGTCCGGCCGGAGAACTCCGCCAGCCGCCGTGTGCTGGTGAAGCTCGGCTTCCGCGAGGAGGGGCTCTTCCGGCGCTACCTCGACGTCGACGGGGCCTGGCGCGACCACCTCTGCTTCGCGATGACCGCCGAGGAGGTCCCGGTGGGCGGGCTCGCGGGCCGGTTGGTGGCATCCGGACGGGCCGAACGGGCCTGA
- the glp gene encoding molybdotransferase-like divisome protein Glp, with translation MRTVDEQLTRILDGVVRPAPVRVSISEAYGLRCAEEVVVSRPLPGFDQAAVDGYAVRSVDLVGASEAEPASLPVVGEIPAGSRQPLRLQPGQAVRVTAGAPLPTLADAVVPLGYTDGGSARLVATRGVPSAAFVRRVGEDVQPGDVAVRRDAVVGPTQVGLLAAAGRDKLLVHPRPRVSIISVGDELVDVARTPGAGQVADVCSHALSAAARDAGADTGKAGLVRGDAREIGAAMQDRLPFSDVIVVCGAAGGHAGAEVHAALAGLGDLDSTRVAMHPGSTQAFGRLGPDAVPTFIFPSHPATALLLFEVFVRPLLRTALGRPDPYRRTMTARLTSPISSRPGRRGYLRARLLREQATGEYLVQPLGTSGTHLLSSLGESNGLIVVGEDVTEATVDEVVTVAFLPAPA, from the coding sequence ATGCGCACGGTCGACGAACAGCTCACACGGATCCTCGACGGGGTGGTCCGCCCGGCACCCGTGCGGGTGTCGATCTCCGAGGCGTACGGCCTGCGGTGCGCCGAGGAGGTGGTCGTGTCCCGGCCCCTGCCCGGTTTCGACCAGGCGGCCGTCGACGGCTACGCGGTGCGCAGCGTCGACCTGGTCGGCGCGTCGGAGGCGGAGCCGGCGTCGCTGCCGGTGGTCGGGGAGATCCCGGCCGGGTCCCGGCAGCCGCTGCGCCTGCAGCCGGGCCAGGCCGTCCGCGTCACCGCGGGGGCGCCCCTGCCCACGCTGGCCGACGCGGTCGTCCCGCTGGGCTACACCGACGGCGGGTCCGCCCGGCTCGTGGCGACGCGGGGGGTGCCGTCCGCGGCGTTCGTCCGGCGCGTCGGGGAGGACGTTCAGCCCGGCGACGTCGCCGTCCGCCGGGACGCGGTCGTCGGCCCCACGCAGGTGGGACTCCTCGCCGCCGCGGGCCGCGACAAGCTGCTGGTGCACCCCCGGCCGCGGGTGTCGATCATCTCCGTCGGCGACGAGCTGGTCGACGTCGCGCGCACGCCGGGGGCCGGTCAGGTCGCCGACGTCTGCTCGCACGCGCTCTCCGCCGCCGCCCGCGACGCGGGGGCCGACACGGGCAAGGCCGGGCTCGTCCGCGGCGACGCGCGCGAGATCGGCGCCGCGATGCAGGACCGGCTGCCGTTCAGCGATGTCATCGTGGTGTGCGGGGCGGCGGGCGGGCACGCGGGCGCGGAGGTGCACGCGGCGCTGGCGGGCCTCGGCGATCTCGACTCCACGCGCGTCGCCATGCACCCCGGCTCGACGCAGGCCTTCGGGCGGCTCGGCCCGGATGCGGTGCCCACGTTCATCTTCCCGTCCCACCCGGCCACCGCCCTGCTGCTGTTCGAGGTGTTCGTGCGGCCGCTGCTGCGCACGGCGCTGGGCCGGCCGGACCCGTACCGGCGCACCATGACGGCCCGGCTGACGTCCCCGATCTCGTCGCGGCCCGGCCGCCGCGGTTACCTGCGCGCGCGGCTGCTGCGCGAGCAGGCCACCGGGGAGTACCTGGTCCAGCCGTTGGGGACGTCGGGCACGCACCTGCTGTCGTCGCTGGGGGAGTCCAACGGGCTGATCGTGGTGGGCGAGGACGTCACGGAGGCCACCGTCGACGAGGTCGTCACCGTCGCGTTCCTGCCTGCGCCTGCGTGA
- a CDS encoding UTP--glucose-1-phosphate uridylyltransferase, with amino-acid sequence MTATPFRSAVVPAAGLGTRFLPTTKTVPKELLPVVDTPGIELVAAEAAEAGAEQLLIVTSPGKDAVAAHFADSSELEKTLAARGKENLVAKVRRAHELLEVRTVTQDEPLGLGHAIGCVRGALADDEQAFAVLLPDDLVLPTGVLTRMAAVREQFGGSVLCAFDIPREEISAYGVFDVSDTDDPDVKQVHGMVEKPAAADAPSTFAAAGRYLLDVAVFDAIDRITPGAGGELQITDAIALLISEGHPVHVVVHRGGRHDLGNPGSYVRAFVDFALEHPDYGPELRTWLAARLAD; translated from the coding sequence ATGACAGCGACGCCCTTCCGGTCGGCCGTGGTCCCCGCCGCAGGCCTGGGGACCCGGTTCCTGCCCACCACGAAGACCGTGCCCAAGGAGCTGCTGCCCGTCGTCGACACCCCGGGCATCGAACTCGTGGCCGCCGAGGCCGCGGAGGCCGGGGCCGAGCAGCTGCTCATCGTCACCTCGCCGGGCAAGGACGCCGTCGCCGCGCACTTCGCCGACTCCTCCGAGCTGGAGAAGACCCTCGCCGCCCGCGGCAAGGAGAACCTGGTCGCGAAGGTGCGCCGGGCCCACGAGCTGCTCGAGGTCCGCACCGTCACCCAGGACGAGCCGCTGGGTCTCGGTCACGCCATCGGCTGTGTCCGCGGCGCGCTGGCCGACGACGAGCAGGCGTTCGCGGTCCTGCTCCCGGACGACCTGGTGCTCCCCACCGGCGTGCTGACCCGCATGGCCGCGGTGCGCGAGCAGTTCGGCGGGAGCGTGCTCTGCGCGTTCGACATCCCGCGCGAGGAGATCTCCGCCTACGGCGTCTTCGACGTCAGCGACACCGACGACCCGGACGTCAAGCAGGTCCACGGCATGGTCGAGAAGCCCGCCGCGGCCGACGCCCCCTCCACCTTCGCCGCGGCCGGGCGCTACCTGCTCGACGTCGCCGTGTTCGACGCGATCGACCGCATCACCCCCGGCGCGGGCGGCGAGCTGCAGATCACCGACGCGATCGCGCTGCTGATCTCCGAGGGCCACCCGGTCCACGTGGTCGTCCACCGCGGCGGCCGCCACGACCTCGGCAACCCGGGCAGCTACGTCCGCGCGTTCGTCGACTTCGCCCTGGAACACCCCGACTACGGCCCCGAGCTGCGCACCTGGCTGGCCGCGCGCCTGGCGGACTGA
- a CDS encoding 5-formyltetrahydrofolate cyclo-ligase codes for MTARTDDHEQSSKDVWRRRILAARRALDPAVRTVRAAALTRGALALAADTGGPVCAYLPIGTEPWSPEGVEELRAAGHEVLLPVVPAGRGPLDWARHDGPGSLAPGPIGLREPSGPRLGPAAITRARLILVPGLAADRRGVRLGRGKGHYDQTLPLVATGVPLVIVIDDDELVDALPAEPHDHPMSAALLPLAGYTLLGKNG; via the coding sequence GTGACGGCACGCACTGACGATCACGAGCAGTCCTCCAAAGATGTGTGGCGGCGGCGGATCCTGGCCGCGCGCAGAGCCCTCGACCCGGCCGTCCGGACCGTCCGGGCGGCCGCGCTCACCCGCGGCGCGCTCGCGCTCGCGGCCGACACCGGCGGCCCGGTGTGCGCCTACCTGCCGATCGGCACCGAGCCCTGGTCCCCCGAGGGGGTCGAGGAGCTCCGGGCCGCCGGGCACGAGGTGCTGCTGCCCGTGGTGCCCGCCGGGCGCGGCCCGTTGGACTGGGCCCGCCACGACGGCCCCGGCTCCCTCGCCCCCGGACCCATCGGCCTGCGCGAACCATCAGGTCCCCGCCTGGGGCCCGCGGCGATCACGCGGGCCCGCCTGATCCTCGTGCCGGGCCTCGCCGCCGACCGCCGCGGGGTGCGCCTGGGCCGGGGGAAGGGCCACTACGACCAGACGTTGCCGCTGGTGGCCACCGGTGTGCCGCTCGTCATCGTGATCGACGACGACGAACTGGTGGACGCGCTGCCCGCCGAGCCCCACGACCATCCGATGTCGGCCGCGCTGCTCCCGCTTGCGGGCTACACGCTCCTCGGGAAGAACGGCTGA
- a CDS encoding FmdB family zinc ribbon protein — translation MPTYQYACTACDHRFEAVQSFSDASLTVCPECSGALRKVFSSVGIVFKGSGFYRTDSRAGAVPNGDSKPAASSSESSSGEKSGGDKSGGEKKSSESTGTKKDSGSSSTSSAATPAPAAAKG, via the coding sequence GTGCCCACCTACCAGTACGCCTGCACAGCCTGCGACCACCGGTTCGAGGCCGTGCAGTCGTTCTCCGATGCGTCGCTGACCGTGTGCCCGGAGTGCTCGGGTGCGTTGCGCAAGGTCTTCTCCTCCGTCGGGATCGTGTTCAAGGGCAGCGGCTTCTACCGCACCGACAGCCGCGCGGGGGCAGTGCCCAACGGCGACTCGAAGCCCGCCGCGTCGTCGAGCGAGAGCTCGAGCGGTGAGAAGAGCGGTGGCGACAAGAGCGGTGGCGAGAAGAAGTCGTCGGAGAGCACCGGCACCAAGAAGGACTCCGGTTCCTCCTCCACATCGTCCGCCGCCACCCCGGCGCCCGCGGCCGCGAAGGGCTGA
- a CDS encoding SAF domain-containing protein, with protein MTDDPPRRAVRLLAPLGAPGWRRTALLRRGAAGLLTVLAVALALAPQARGTPVVVAVADLAAGSTLDAGALVVREWPAELVPAGAVRAVDDAVGRVLVGAARTGEPLTDARLTRGSPLPGDAAAVPVRLADPDIAPLLVAGRRVDVVTLGERAGDPLVLASDAEVVTVLPGPLVLVAMPRALATRVAAAALSDQIAVTLR; from the coding sequence ATGACCGACGACCCCCCGCGGCGCGCCGTCCGCCTCCTCGCCCCCCTCGGGGCGCCCGGGTGGCGGCGCACGGCGCTGCTCCGGCGTGGGGCCGCGGGCCTCCTCACCGTGCTCGCCGTGGCCCTCGCGCTCGCCCCGCAGGCCCGCGGCACGCCGGTGGTGGTGGCCGTGGCCGATCTCGCCGCGGGTTCCACGCTCGACGCCGGGGCGCTCGTCGTCCGCGAGTGGCCGGCCGAGCTCGTCCCCGCGGGCGCGGTGCGGGCCGTCGACGATGCCGTGGGGCGGGTGCTCGTGGGCGCCGCGCGGACGGGTGAGCCACTCACCGACGCCCGGCTCACCCGCGGTTCCCCGCTCCCCGGTGACGCCGCGGCGGTGCCCGTCCGGCTCGCCGACCCCGACATCGCCCCGCTGCTGGTCGCGGGCCGTCGGGTCGACGTCGTGACGCTCGGCGAACGGGCGGGCGATCCCCTGGTCCTGGCCTCCGACGCGGAGGTCGTCACCGTGCTCCCGGGGCCGCTGGTGCTGGTCGCGATGCCCCGTGCGCTCGCCACGCGGGTCGCTGCCGCCGCATTGTCGGACCAGATCGCGGTTACCCTCCGATGA
- the mscL gene encoding large conductance mechanosensitive channel protein MscL — MIKGFKDFILRGNVVDLAVAVVIGTAFAAIVSSFTDGIVQPLINAVSPPDSTGLGFSIVSGKESTYVDFSAVITAAINFLIVAAVVYFVIVLPLNTLKERRKKGEEPGPAEPTDVELLIEIRDLLRTQQRG; from the coding sequence ATGATCAAGGGTTTCAAGGACTTCATCCTGCGGGGCAACGTCGTCGACCTCGCGGTCGCCGTCGTCATCGGCACGGCGTTCGCGGCGATCGTCTCGTCGTTCACCGACGGCATCGTGCAGCCGTTGATCAACGCGGTGTCCCCGCCCGACAGCACCGGCCTGGGCTTCTCGATCGTCTCCGGCAAGGAGAGCACCTACGTCGACTTCTCCGCCGTCATCACCGCCGCGATCAACTTCCTGATCGTGGCCGCGGTCGTCTACTTCGTCATCGTGCTGCCGCTCAACACGCTCAAGGAGCGCCGCAAGAAGGGCGAGGAGCCGGGCCCGGCCGAGCCCACCGACGTGGAGCTGCTCATCGAGATCCGCGACCTGCTCCGCACGCAGCAGCGCGGCTGA
- a CDS encoding MogA/MoaB family molybdenum cofactor biosynthesis protein, producing MAPPQIGRALVVIVDDRVSHGEREDSIGPLVTELLEEARLVVDASVVVPGDPVAIRNALNTAVIGGVDLVVTVGGTGVSPRDVTADATAGVLDRPIPGIAEAIRASGLAAGAVDAGLSRGLVGVSGSTLVVNLAPSRAAVRDGMATLTPLVAHVIAELSGLDD from the coding sequence ATGGCGCCGCCCCAGATCGGTCGTGCCCTGGTCGTCATCGTCGACGACCGTGTGAGCCACGGCGAGCGCGAGGACTCGATCGGTCCGCTGGTCACGGAGCTGCTCGAGGAGGCCCGGCTCGTCGTCGACGCCTCGGTGGTCGTGCCCGGTGACCCGGTGGCCATCCGCAACGCGCTCAACACCGCGGTGATCGGCGGTGTCGACCTCGTCGTCACCGTCGGCGGCACCGGCGTGTCGCCGCGCGACGTCACCGCCGACGCCACCGCGGGCGTCCTCGACCGCCCGATCCCGGGCATCGCCGAGGCCATCCGCGCGTCCGGCCTGGCGGCGGGCGCCGTCGACGCCGGGTTGTCGCGCGGGCTGGTCGGCGTCTCGGGCAGCACGCTCGTGGTGAACCTCGCGCCGTCCCGGGCCGCCGTCCGCGACGGCATGGCCACCCTCACGCCGCTGGTCGCCCACGTGATCGCGGAGCTGTCCGGACTGGACGACTAG
- a CDS encoding NAD-dependent epimerase/dehydratase family protein: protein MRILITGGAGFIGSHVADHLSSDGHDVVVLDALLPQAHDGAPGWTRDHEFVEGDVRDPDVLARLLPGVDAVCHQAAMVGHGVDPSDAPLYAGHNDLGTAVLLAAMHAAGVGRLVLAGSMVVYGEGAYACVEHGPVRPGPRRFADIDAGRFEPPCPVCGAPLEPGLVGEDAPLDPRSTYAATKLAQEHLASAWARQTGGSVWSLRYHNVYGPRMPRDTPYAGVASIFRSALERGEAPRVMEDGRQRRDFVHVTDVAAANVLALGTDPAEGTLVPVNVCSGEPHTIGDLAVELAATIDGPPPVVVGGARPGDVRHVVADPARARTLLGFRARTGFADGVRDFATAPLRSPVASG, encoded by the coding sequence GTGCGCATCCTGATCACGGGCGGGGCGGGCTTCATCGGCTCGCACGTCGCCGACCACCTCTCCTCCGACGGCCACGACGTCGTGGTGCTGGACGCGCTCCTGCCCCAAGCGCACGACGGCGCGCCGGGGTGGACGCGCGACCACGAGTTCGTCGAGGGCGACGTCCGCGACCCCGACGTGCTCGCCCGGCTGCTGCCCGGCGTCGACGCCGTGTGCCACCAGGCGGCGATGGTCGGGCACGGCGTCGACCCGTCGGACGCCCCGCTCTACGCGGGCCACAACGACCTCGGCACCGCGGTGCTCCTGGCCGCGATGCACGCCGCGGGCGTCGGACGGCTCGTGCTGGCCGGATCGATGGTGGTCTACGGCGAGGGGGCGTACGCCTGCGTCGAGCACGGCCCCGTCCGCCCGGGCCCGCGCCGGTTCGCCGACATCGACGCCGGACGCTTCGAGCCGCCGTGCCCGGTGTGCGGCGCGCCGTTGGAGCCGGGGCTCGTGGGCGAGGACGCCCCGCTCGACCCGCGCTCGACCTACGCCGCGACGAAGCTCGCTCAGGAGCACCTGGCGTCGGCGTGGGCGCGGCAGACCGGCGGGTCGGTCTGGTCGCTGCGCTACCACAACGTCTACGGACCGCGGATGCCCCGCGACACCCCCTACGCCGGGGTCGCGTCGATCTTCCGGTCGGCGCTCGAGCGCGGGGAGGCTCCCCGCGTCATGGAGGACGGGCGGCAGCGGCGCGACTTCGTCCACGTCACCGACGTCGCCGCCGCGAACGTGCTCGCGCTGGGCACCGACCCGGCAGAGGGCACGCTGGTGCCGGTGAACGTCTGCTCCGGCGAGCCGCACACCATCGGCGACCTCGCCGTCGAGCTGGCCGCGACGATCGACGGTCCGCCGCCGGTGGTCGTCGGCGGCGCCCGTCCCGGCGACGTGCGGCACGTCGTCGCCGATCCGGCCCGCGCCCGCACCCTGCTCGGCTTCCGCGCCCGGACCGGCTTCGCCGACGGGGTGCGGGACTTCGCCACGGCCCCCCTGCGCTCCCCCGTCGCGTCCGGCTGA
- a CDS encoding endonuclease domain-containing protein: protein MALSDRLAASPIRTRVRYAMRRAGLPAPVLQHPVGPYLLDLAYPELLLAIEFDGRELRTRERALRDLRREAYLERAGWDVAVPRRRRVAPPRVAARIATAPAAGA, encoded by the coding sequence GTGGCCCTGAGTGACCGGCTCGCGGCGTCACCGATCAGGACCCGCGTCCGGTACGCGATGCGCCGGGCCGGGCTCCCCGCCCCGGTGCTGCAGCACCCGGTCGGGCCCTACCTCCTCGATCTCGCCTACCCGGAACTGCTCCTCGCGATCGAGTTCGACGGGCGCGAGCTCCGCACCCGGGAGCGCGCGCTGCGGGACCTCCGCCGCGAGGCGTACCTGGAGCGCGCGGGCTGGGACGTTGCGGTTCCGCGCCGTCGACGTGTTGCGCCGCCCCGAGTGGCGGCAAGGATCGCGACCGCGCCCGCCGCGGGCGCGTGA
- a CDS encoding sensor histidine kinase, with protein sequence MLLASVPLALAFSVPVALLGALLLTRMRRRSLTAAVTVLVLVPVTATLAGVIGVSGFMYTPQLGGFLVVCAVVAAFTVPAALMLGRGIANDVMWLHEAHDAERVAEASRRELVAWISHDLRTPLAGIRAMSEALTDGVVSDPDEVADYARRIRGETVRLTGMVDDLFQLSRITSGALALTLSEVPLHEVVSEAVAVEGVAASRKGVRVEAAADSQWPVVLGSDPELARVVRNLLSNAIRHTPSDGAVVVAAGVVGDRAWLRVDDGCGGIPADDLDRVFEVAFRGEDARTPDGESHSGLGLAIARGLVEAHEGEIDARNHGPGCRFEVRLPLAR encoded by the coding sequence ATGCTGCTCGCGTCGGTGCCACTGGCGCTGGCGTTCTCGGTGCCCGTGGCGCTGCTGGGGGCGCTGCTGCTGACGCGGATGCGGCGACGCTCGCTCACCGCGGCCGTCACGGTGCTGGTGCTGGTGCCGGTCACGGCCACCCTCGCCGGCGTGATCGGCGTCAGCGGGTTCATGTACACGCCGCAGCTGGGCGGGTTCCTCGTCGTCTGCGCGGTGGTGGCCGCGTTCACGGTGCCGGCTGCGCTGATGCTCGGGCGCGGGATCGCCAACGACGTCATGTGGCTGCACGAGGCCCACGACGCCGAGCGGGTGGCGGAGGCGTCTCGGCGCGAGCTCGTCGCCTGGATCAGCCACGACCTGCGCACTCCGCTCGCCGGGATCCGCGCGATGAGCGAGGCCCTGACCGACGGTGTCGTCAGCGACCCCGACGAGGTCGCCGACTACGCGCGCCGGATCCGCGGCGAGACCGTGCGCCTGACCGGGATGGTCGACGACCTGTTCCAGCTCTCGCGGATCACCTCCGGTGCGCTGGCGCTGACGCTGTCGGAGGTGCCGCTGCACGAGGTGGTCTCCGAGGCCGTCGCGGTGGAGGGGGTGGCGGCGTCGCGCAAGGGGGTGCGCGTCGAGGCGGCGGCCGACAGCCAGTGGCCGGTGGTGCTCGGCAGCGACCCGGAGCTCGCGCGCGTCGTGCGCAACCTGCTGTCCAACGCGATCCGGCACACGCCCTCCGACGGCGCGGTCGTCGTCGCGGCCGGGGTGGTGGGCGACCGCGCGTGGCTGCGCGTCGACGACGGCTGCGGCGGCATCCCCGCCGACGACCTCGACCGCGTCTTCGAGGTCGCCTTCCGCGGAGAGGACGCCCGCACCCCCGACGGCGAGTCGCACAGCGGGCTCGGGCTGGCGATCGCGCGGGGGCTCGTCGAGGCGCACGAGGGGGAGATCGACGCCCGCAACCACGGCCCGGGCTGCCGGTTCGAGGTGCGGCTGCCGCTGGCGCGGTGA
- a CDS encoding response regulator transcription factor: MTDRPLALVVDDDTTVRDVVSRYLDRAGYRVDVAGDGEAALRAVAERTPDVVVLDLMLPRLGGLEVCRRLRLGSVGVPIVMLTALGEEEDRVLGLELGADDYVTKPFSPRELVLRVASVLRRSRERPVRETGVEPVVDGSLSVDIPGRRASIGDRELALTVREFDLLAFLVRRRGQAFTRAELLERVWGWDFGDQSTVTVHVRRLREKIEPDPTAPVRIATVWGVGYRYDGSP; the protein is encoded by the coding sequence ATGACCGACCGCCCGCTCGCGCTGGTCGTGGACGACGACACCACCGTCCGCGACGTCGTGAGCCGTTACCTCGACCGTGCCGGCTACCGCGTCGACGTCGCCGGCGACGGGGAGGCGGCGCTGCGCGCGGTCGCGGAGCGGACGCCCGACGTCGTCGTCCTCGACCTCATGCTGCCCCGGCTCGGCGGCCTGGAGGTGTGCCGGCGGCTGCGGCTGGGGTCGGTCGGCGTCCCGATCGTCATGCTCACCGCGCTCGGGGAGGAGGAGGACCGCGTGCTCGGCCTGGAGCTGGGTGCCGACGACTACGTCACCAAGCCGTTCAGTCCGCGCGAACTGGTGCTGCGCGTCGCGTCGGTGCTGCGTCGCTCGCGGGAGCGGCCGGTGCGGGAGACCGGCGTCGAGCCCGTCGTCGACGGGTCGCTGAGCGTCGACATCCCGGGCCGCCGCGCGTCGATCGGCGACCGCGAGCTCGCCCTGACCGTCCGCGAGTTCGATCTCCTCGCGTTCCTCGTCCGTCGCCGCGGCCAGGCGTTCACCCGCGCCGAGCTGCTCGAACGCGTGTGGGGTTGGGACTTCGGCGACCAGTCCACCGTGACCGTCCACGTGCGCAGGCTGCGCGAGAAGATCGAGCCCGACCCGACCGCGCCGGTCCGGATCGCGACGGTCTGGGGCGTCGGCTACCGCTACGACGGCTCGCCGTGA
- a CDS encoding glycosyltransferase family 2 protein, with the protein MEQLVDVILPCLDEAQALPGVIRALPPGFRPLVVDNGSRDGTPEVAGSLGARVVHEPRKGYGAAVHTGLQAATTDVVAFLDADGSLDPAELPGMVALLVGGPGGGNGGTRGVDLVAGRRRPQGRGAWPWHARAGNAAISALLRRRGVDVHDIAPVRVARRTALLDLGITDRAFGYPLELLVRAGAAGWRITEVDVAYRPRTAGRSKVSGSVRGTVRAARDMAGVLR; encoded by the coding sequence ATGGAGCAGCTCGTCGACGTGATCCTCCCGTGCCTGGACGAGGCGCAGGCGCTGCCCGGGGTGATCCGCGCCCTGCCTCCCGGGTTCCGCCCGCTCGTCGTCGACAACGGGTCGCGCGACGGCACCCCCGAGGTCGCCGGGTCGCTCGGCGCACGGGTGGTGCACGAGCCGCGCAAGGGCTACGGCGCCGCGGTGCACACCGGCCTGCAGGCCGCCACCACCGACGTCGTCGCGTTCCTCGACGCCGACGGCTCGCTGGACCCGGCCGAGCTGCCGGGGATGGTCGCTCTGCTGGTCGGGGGACCCGGGGGCGGGAACGGGGGGACTCGCGGGGTGGACCTCGTCGCCGGGCGCCGCAGGCCGCAGGGTCGGGGCGCGTGGCCGTGGCACGCGCGGGCGGGCAACGCCGCGATCTCCGCGCTGCTGCGCCGCCGCGGCGTCGACGTGCACGACATCGCCCCGGTCCGGGTGGCCCGCCGCACCGCGCTGCTCGACCTCGGCATCACCGACCGCGCCTTCGGCTACCCGCTGGAGCTGCTGGTCCGCGCCGGGGCGGCCGGGTGGCGGATCACCGAGGTCGACGTCGCCTACCGCCCCCGGACGGCCGGACGGTCGAAGGTGTCGGGCTCGGTGCGCGGCACCGTCCGCGCCGCCCGCGACATGGCCGGGGTGCTGCGGTGA
- a CDS encoding TIGR04282 family arsenosugar biosynthesis glycosyltransferase, producing the protein MTALLVLAKAPVPGLVKTRLCPPLEPAEAADLAAAALLDSLDAASAVPGATPVAVLTGDPTRAARGPEVRAVLGSVRVIPQRGDGLGARIAAAHTDAASLLPGRPTLQIGMDTPQVTAAALADAAAHLTRVDAVLGLAVDGGWWALGLRDPAAAALVADVPTSRDDTGARTLAALRAAGLQVHLLPELSDVDTIDDALTVAALAPGTRFATAVRWLPVPAGRR; encoded by the coding sequence GTGACCGCCCTGCTCGTGCTGGCCAAGGCCCCCGTGCCGGGGCTGGTCAAGACCCGACTGTGCCCACCGCTGGAGCCCGCGGAGGCCGCCGACCTCGCCGCCGCCGCGTTGCTCGACAGCCTCGACGCGGCGTCGGCCGTGCCCGGGGCGACCCCGGTGGCCGTCCTGACGGGGGACCCGACGCGGGCCGCGCGCGGCCCCGAGGTGCGGGCGGTGCTCGGCTCGGTCCGGGTGATCCCCCAGCGCGGCGACGGTCTCGGGGCCCGCATCGCCGCTGCGCACACCGACGCAGCGTCACTGCTCCCGGGCCGCCCGACGTTGCAGATCGGGATGGACACCCCGCAGGTCACCGCCGCGGCGCTGGCCGACGCGGCCGCGCACCTCACCCGTGTCGACGCCGTGCTCGGTCTCGCCGTCGACGGTGGTTGGTGGGCTCTGGGCCTGCGCGACCCGGCGGCCGCGGCACTCGTCGCGGACGTCCCGACCTCCCGCGACGACACCGGCGCCCGCACCCTCGCCGCACTGCGTGCCGCCGGGCTGCAGGTGCACCTGCTGCCCGAGCTGTCCGACGTCGACACGATCGACGACGCCCTCACCGTCGCCGCGCTCGCCCCCGGCACCCGCTTCGCCACCGCGGTCCGATGGCTGCCCGTCCCGGCCGGACGCCGGTGA